TAGCAATTAGTAGCAATTAGTAGCAATTAGTGCTACTATTAGAGCATGATCatgggaggtgggagggaggcCCAGACATGACGGGGTCAAGAGCTTGTGGGTGAACATCAGGATCCAGTGAGGGGCATCTGGTGGTCGGGGTCTGCTGCAGCCCACCTGCTCAGCGGGGCCTGTTGACGAGCCCTTCTTGCTTCCGCTGCTGGAGCCGTCGGGCTCTTGTCCCAGTGGGGGATTCCAAGCAGCCGGACTCGCAGTGAGGgccccaaaactggacacagaactggaggtgcagcctcaccagtgctgagtacaggggaacaatcacctctctgctggcagtgctgtttgtgATGCAGGtcaggatgccgttggccttctgTCTCGCTCCAGTCTATAGGAAGGAGGTTCTTTGCTATGTGTGTGCCCGGCGTGAGATTGAGAagcaacagttcaaatgttggtccaagCAGTTTATTGAAGTCCTGGCCATttggggagatggggaagggaaggtgggcgataggagAAGTAGGAGATAcaagcaaggagtctgtagagagcaaaagggATacagtcaccaccgtgggtccagcgaggtacaaCGTAGGTCTGTTGGTCTCAGGAACACGTCTGATCACCGCGAGGGATGGGAGAAAGGCAGGAAGCTCCaagttttcccctcagggaattctccgaCAAAGGTGTCTATGGGGGTTTGTCTGCAAAGTCCCCAGGttagtgagggccttttatcccccgtttctgtggggttttctttcttcttccaagtTTGAGGAGCTTCGTAGTATTTTTGGGAACATCTCTCGAGCAAACACTGAACatctaaacaagcatcttctgaaagcaaacacGCTTTggaaaatggtttaaaaccagcttttgtgacattcccggcccacagataagccagcagggattggtggtgcctctgttgccagacacaagcattatcgacctgcggaatcaaactctataatccagagactggttcTAAAGCAGGTGTGTTTATTCCAGCATTGCGCAGTGCCGGTTGCAAGGGGGGAATAGCTCCTCCAAACCTGCACcccgtaaggagaaaagtgtcttacagatataggtcaagctaatacatcatcaatagtctcctccccagtttgattacatattcattacattccctatggccccattccccgcaaccccattcccccattccctctgaccccattccccacGACCCTTGTTGTTTTGGgatgacattcttcttctgtttccttcttggtgttatctgctgttatcgttctcccatgtcagcgtCGTCTTGCCTGGGtgtatctaatccttcttcttgtcagaggtctccggacaattccttcttatctttattgccctcttttctggttttcttttgactaagtgtccgtaattccccctttctctgtcctctcttaacataaactatctatctgtaactaccctttgccttagtgaggccccttttcccttttgtagcaaaatgttcccctttcagctactatggagtcctttttcactattcattatcgccttctgctgtgctcagccccttcaagcagcacccctgaaaaagcttgtcctgcttctgcttatctttgcagtCGTACAGCAGAGATACCGTGGCACAATAacacccaccattcaccctcctagatggtcagcagtcgccagtcagagtcttatcatcagaagGGCCGAAGGAAACAAGCTTTGTGACAACAAAAGGAACcagttctgtccttcacacCTTCTTGGCACCTGTGCACTCTGCTGGCACATGTTCCACCCAGCATCACtcaatacccccaggtcttccagcctatagcgctgcctggggttgttgtggcccaagtgcaggacccggcatttgctcttgttgaacctcatcccattggcttcagcccagctctccagcctgtccagatccctctgtagggccttgctacccacagccacatccacaCTTCCAGACAGTTTAGTGTCATCTGTGACGTATtgagggagcactcaatgccctcatccaggtcagcaataaagatattgaagaggacaggccccagcaccaacccctgggggacaccactagtgACCAGCTGGATCTGACTCCactcaccaccactctctgagcccggccctccatCCAGCTCCTCACCCAGCCCAGAGTGTCCCCGTCCcagccacgggctgccagcttctgcaggagaacagcatgggagacagtgtcgaaggctttgctgaagtgcaGGTAGAGCACatcgacagcctttccctcatgcAGCAGACCGGTTAATAGCTCATAGAGGAGATCgggttggtcaaacaggacctgcccttcacgaACCCACTCTGATAAACGGCAGGACGAGGGGAAACGGTTTGAAGCCGGAGCCGAGCGGCGCCCCCAGCACAGCGCTGCGCTCCGCCAACGGCGCCCAATGGGAGCGAGCCCAGCAGCCAGCGCCCAGCAGGACACAGCAGTAGTGCCCATACAGCTCTGCCTTTAACCATCGCTGTTCCTCCCGGGGGAGGTGCACCGTGCCCGGAGGTACTGCCATACCGGGACGATGCGCGGAGCGGAGGGAGCAAGCTCCGGGTCCAACTCCCGCACCCAAAAATCCGTTTAATATAAAGTCCTCTCATCGAGGACGTATCAGATATTAAACTGATAAGAACAGATACTACACTTGATCTTAGCCAAAAGGCCGAGAAGCGATACCCGAACACACGCCCGCACATGTACCACCGCCACGCGCGCTCCCGACACCTCACGGACGCGCACCCGCCGCCCGCACCGACCCTCCCTCGCCTCCCCAGCACCGCTCCCACCCCGCTCCGCCGTTTTCACTCCCTCTCCGTCCCCGGTACCGGCCCCGCTCGGTCCTGTTGCAGCGTACTGGAGCGCTCCCGGCGACCCCCGCGCCTTTAATTAGCATAGACCCGCCCTTCAATTCAAGCCCCGCCCACTACGCGTCCCTCAGTCTCATTGGatccctgctctgctggcccCGCCCACCTCCCTCTCTATCCTTTCCTTGACGTGAAGCTCTGCTGGCCCCGCCCACCACGCGTCCCTCCCTCTCATTGGTCCGCTACTCCGCAGGCTCCGCCCCCAGCTGTGACCCCGCCCTCCTCCCGCTCCATCCGTCCCGGTCGGTCTGTGGGTCCGGTCCGGTTCGTGGGCTCAGCGTTCAATCCATGGGCGCCATTTCTGCCGCTTCCCGGTTCGTCTTCCCTCGGTGTGTGAGCAGCGCTCCGACCGGAACTGAGAACGGCGGGGATCAACACGGACTGCAACGCACCGCGATGTGCCCGGCTGAGCTGCGGAGCCTGAGCGGCGGCGTGCGATGATCGGTCCGAGCGGGGAGAaccggcacagcagcactgcaacacTGCAGCATCACCGCAGCATcggcactgcagcactgcagcactgcggCACCGTCACTgcaacactgcagcactgcagcatcatTGCAACGCCGTcgctgcagcactgcaacacTGCAGCATCATTGCAGCACCGCAGCACCGTCACTGCAACACTGCAGCATCATTGCAGCACCATCAAAGCACCACAGCACCACTGCAGCATcgttgcagcactgcagcatcattgcagcactgcagcaccggcactgcagcactgaaacactgcagcactactgcagcactgcagcaccgtCACAGCACCACTgcaacactgcagcactgtcatGGCACTACTGCAACACTGCAGCACTATTGCAGCAGCACCATAGCACCGTAACAGCACCACAGCACTGTAACAGCACCACAGCACCGTGCTATGCCCATCCCTGGCAGCGACCcccagtggcagcagcagcgcaGCTGTGACAGGGGTGCCCCGTCAGCCCCAGACAGGTGACTCCCTTCATCCCATGGGTTCCTACAGATGGAGCTGCAAAGCTGCCGGGAGCCCCGTGTGCGCTGTGAgcgctgcagagctgttggtggCGCAGTGGCAGAGCGGGGCGGTGACGCCCATTGCGCTGGTGGGCGCTGGGATCTTTCTGTGCACAGCAGAGGTTCCTCCACGCTGCGTCCTCACAGCGCTCACTGCAGCTCTGGCATTGCCctgagtgcagcactgcagctccagcatTGCGCTGAGTGCAGCACGGCAGCTCCAGCATTGCCctgagtgcagcacagcagctccagcattGCCCTGAGTGCAGCACGGCAGCTCCAGCATTGCCCtgaatgcagcacagcagctccagcattgccctgagtgcagcactgcagctccagcatTGCCCTGAGTGCAGCACGGCAGCTCCAGCATTGCCctgagtgcagcactgcagctccagcattgagctgagtgcagcactgcagctccagcattgccctgagtgcagcacagcagctccagcattgccctgaatgcagcacagcagctccagcattGCCCTGAGTGCAGCACAGCGCAGCAGGTGCGGCTGCAGGACGCGGTCGTGGTGCTGAGCCGTTGGCCTTTGGGCTGCAGGAGCCCCCcgtgcagtgctgcacagcccccACTGTTCCGACCCTGCACGCCCAGTTTCCGTGCTCGTGCAGCAATGTTCTCTCTGACCCCCGCAGCTCTACGGCAGTTCCTTTCCGTTCTCCTTTCCACCCTGGAGTTCTGTTTGTCCCAGCAGCGCTGTCCTCCCCGGCTcgctctgcccccagccccgTTTACACGCTGTGCCGCCGGTTGTTGATCATGGCCACGATGTGCGACAGATCCAAACTcttcatcatcacctccatgaACTCGTCATCTTTCCTCGCTCCCTCCACAAATTCATCCAGGGAAAGTTCCCCTGCGGGGCACAGACGGAGCAGAGTGGGACGGGGGCtcgggggggaggggggggggggttctgCCTTTCCCAACGGGGGCTCGGGGGGGGGGTTCTGCCTTTCCCAACGGGTGGATGTTTGGGGGCCCCGCCGGCGCCGCCCGCTCCTCCCTCTGCCATCAGCTACGCCCAAAAAGGGACCAAAAAACCCTATAAAATGGAGCCAAGGACCGAGTACAGGGCACGAATCCCATCGTGCTGGGGGGACCCCTCCCAACGGAGCGGGCCGTTCACAGCCCTGCGGGCGGCTCCCGGTGCcggggcggctgcggggcgTTTCTCACCGTCTCCGTTGACATCGATCTTGTTGAAGACGCGGTTGGTGAACTCCTCCGCGCTCGTCTCGTGGTCGCCACCATTGATGGCACGGATGGCCTGCGAGAGGAGAGCGGGGAGGGAGATGGGCAAACGCAGCGGGGACGCTCAGCCCTGCCAGCGGGCACCGAGGGGAATGGGGGTCTGCGGTGCAGGAGGGGCAGGTCGGAACTGAGAGCTGCTGAATTGGGATCCCGGTGCAGGAGGGGCAGATCGGAACCGAGAGCTGCTGAACTGGGATCCCGGTGCAGGAGGGGCAGGTCGGAACTGAGAGCTGCATATTTGGGATCCCGGTGCAGGAGGGGCAGGTCGGAACTGAGAGCTGCTGAACTGGGATCCTGGATGAAACTGCCCCAAGTTTGTCCAGCTGTGGGGCAGGTGGGGGTGGGAGCCAACATCTGTGCCGTGCTGAGCGGAGCTGACGTCCTCTGAGTGATGGGTAAATAGAGGCGTCCCTCTAGGGAGCAGCACTGACATGGGAGGGTTGACATCGGttgggtgggaggggaggggggagaaagtACAGGGCTGGGATCTGACGGCTTGAAATGTGGAGTAACAAACAGCCCGAGATGCGGCAAGAGGGGGAAAATGGGGGAAAACGAGGGAAAATGGGGGAGGGGGAATGgggcaaaagaaaaggaaatggagaaaaaccaaaaggaagtggaggaataaaaaaaaaacacgtgaaagaaaatggaaaaacgcaaaagaaaagcaaggaaaaagaggggaaaacaggggaaaacaaggaaagaaacagggAGAAGATGAGGAGGTGGGGAAAACCAGGGGAAAATAATAGAGCAAAACTGGGGAGAGTGTCTGAAAACTGGGGGCAAAAATGGGAAATGGGAGAAAATCAGCAGAAAACTGGGGGGATAAAAGATGACAGTGGAAAATAAGGGCAAAGAATGACAAGATCGGGAGGATGGGGGGAAAGGAATGGTGAGCGGGGAGAATAAGGGGAGAAGAGtggaaagcaatgaaaaacaaggaaaaaagacaggaaataatggaaaaggataaaaatagGCAGCGATAACAAGGGAAAGCAGGGAAAACCaagtgaaaagcagagaaaacaaagggagaccatagaaaatgggaaaagaagggaaaccAAGGGGGAGAGGTTGGTGTTTCCTCTTTACCTTCTCCCCTTTCACTCTCCGTGGTAGCCATTGCCTTACATTGTCTTGCCTGTAACACTTATTAATCGAGATAAGCAAATTGGCCAATTTTAGCTCCAAGAGGAGCATTAGTTGTATTAATTCTTCATCCTTTATTGGTTCAGCATCTTTCTAAGCTCCAACAGAAGAGCCCAAATGGAGACCCGTGATTGCTGCCACGAAGCCATTGCTGTTGTCCCAACCAAACCTGGCTGTCAGTGCCTGGTCCTCCCCAGGATAGGCCCTGCTCCTCAGAGCCTGTAGAGCTCAGCCCTGGCTCATGGTGGGGACACTTTTAGGGGCTGACCCTAAAAGGAGGGACCGATGGCGGGCACTCCCtacatctcctcctcctctttccctcTCCTGAATGGAGGTTGTGttctcagcctctgctcccagggaaTGGTGGTGGGATGGGAGGGGATGGTCTCAAATTGCACTGGGGAGGGTCAGGGTGGAGACGGGGACCAAGCTGTGCTCCAAAGAgcgctcagcactgcacagctgcccagggcagtggggagcccccatccctgggggtgttccagGACCACAGCTGGGGACTCACCTTGATGATGTTGAGCAGCTCATGGCGGTCGATGCAGCCGTTCCCATCCACATCGTACAGCTTGAAGTACCAGCGCAGCTTCTGCTCCATCTTCCCGCGCAGCACCAGGCTGAGGGCTGCCACGTACTCCATGAAGTCGATGTACCCATCCTGGGGCAGAACAAAACAGGGACCCACTCAGTGCCTCCGTGACGGGATGAGGATCCTCAAGCATGGATCTGGAACCCGGCACCACTCTGCGCTCCCAAGGTTTAAAGCCGGCTTAGATCCGGGTTGGGAATCCCTGCTCCATTCCCCTCACCATCACACTCACTGTATTTTGTCTTAGGATGATGAATCTGAAGTGGAACTTGGCCTCAAGATGTGGTTCATTGTGACACATGGAGCTCATGGgagagctctgagcagagctgcatcCCTGGGTGGGTGGTTGCATCTGAACCACCCAAGgaagggcagcagggaggggacagCTTGCACAGGAACAAGACACACAGCTGTTAATTAACAGAGCTGCTTCTCAGCACTGTCATCATTGGGACACAGAGTTGGGAAGAGGAGCATCTGGGGAGGCAGCCAGGGGTCCTGGTGCACTGGGAAGAGCCACGTGGGATTGACTGAAACCATGGGACACCTGGAAACCACTTCATCCAGGGTGCTATAAAGACTTACATGGTATTTGAGTCTGGAATTTGAGCCTTTCCTGTCTAATGCATGTGTTCTAGAAGGACAATGAAAGGCTCAAGAAAGCTCCAGCTTTCAGTCTCACCACCTCCCACTGACATCTCACGGGTCAAAGGAGCCCAAACCAATTAACGCCCTGCAGTGATATCTCAGGGTTCATAGGTGAACTTGAACGAGGCTGTTAGATAATGAGGAGTTACTCCCCTTGGCTGTTAGATAATGAGTTACTCCCCTTGGCTGTTAGATAATGAGTTACTCCCCTTGGCTGTCACCCGTTGTTGACCCGCACTGATTTGCCCCTTGTATTCTGCTGCTTTACACCATATTCCCTTGGTGGTGTTGTAACAGACAACCCCAAACTGCCCAATGCTGCCAGGACTGCAGTGCTGGTAGAGGCTGTTACTGATGGTCTGGATGGGGGGATTGGGTGCATCCTCAGTAAGCAGGGATGTAAATAAGGAGGGGTTGGTCTCCATCCGCAGGGAATGGcgatgggatgggaggggatgggCTGACGGTGCGCTGGGAGGGTCAGGGCGGAGATGGGGACCAAGCTGTGCTCCAAAGAgcgctcagcactgcacagctgcacagggcaggggggagtccccatccctggggtgTTGGgtcagcacagggatggggcacttggggacgtgggcagtgggatgggatgggctGTGGATCccagagctcttttccaacctgaatgactCCACAGTTGTTTC
The sequence above is a segment of the Excalfactoria chinensis isolate bCotChi1 chromosome 1, bCotChi1.hap2, whole genome shotgun sequence genome. Coding sequences within it:
- the LOC140262153 gene encoding guanylyl cyclase-activating protein 1-like, coding for MGNNSSSTVDDLQAVEIHHWYKKFMTECPSGQLTEHEFKQFFGLRGLDPQANEYIEQMFRTFDMNKDGYIDFMEYVAALSLVLRGKMEQKLRWYFKLYDVDGNGCIDRHELLNIIKAIRAINGGDHETSAEEFTNRVFNKIDVNGDGELSLDEFVEGARKDDEFMEVMMKSLDLSHIVAMINNRRHSV